From Opitutaceae bacterium, the proteins below share one genomic window:
- a CDS encoding DUF3352 domain-containing protein, producing MNVPCALSIAAGFAAVLLSTPARGEGRVDLTGVLPAETAVILRVRSVPEVREQWSHNPLAQTWAEPEVQDFFSPAIERFREEHDGGLTELIRSETGLTFSELLDLLPGEVLLAVLDLEQLLDEDAVEAPIVVLAELGEDTSKMESLLARLLDEDEQVREEEFQGETLRIVESLSDEDDGPTPSVTWSLVDRVLILGAAKAAVQQVIDNLKRGGATDSLAASSGFEAIRQESPDGQVSLMLNFQAIVPSIVSGLNRAEAERDSAGPSALAALGLTPEGLIQAFGLHHLTWAYGILEMGETSTRAVSGLKWTERPDLMRLLAYGAPPAPRPEYIPDTWVSVSTARFSLSDAYQGLKDILRNLSPALSALLEMRSAEINQALGIDIERDLIGNFGDQIVQAETLIEPGAEGASPSPTNQFFSVSIHDADTARRMIDAVMAMAPGLSEAITSREYLGETIYSLVPPSLPDMPRPSGFSYAITSRAIFFGVGNSSMVETAIQGLGGASNPIWSSPKVVEALSRLPSGESVIAYQDTKQMIVAVVNILIQAAGRFNRSDEEGEAEPLFDPSARPSAEIMSRHWGPMSSAIYFDPDGVRSVGYLIHGDPEEE from the coding sequence ATGAATGTTCCATGCGCTTTGAGTATTGCCGCCGGCTTCGCCGCGGTCCTCCTTTCAACACCGGCTCGCGGCGAAGGCCGGGTTGATCTGACCGGGGTTCTTCCTGCGGAGACCGCGGTCATCCTGCGGGTCCGCAGTGTCCCGGAGGTGCGGGAGCAGTGGTCCCATAATCCGTTGGCACAGACCTGGGCCGAGCCCGAGGTGCAGGACTTTTTTTCGCCGGCGATCGAGCGTTTTCGGGAAGAGCACGACGGTGGATTGACCGAACTGATCCGCTCGGAAACCGGACTGACGTTTTCTGAATTGCTCGATCTGCTTCCCGGCGAGGTTCTTCTTGCAGTGCTCGATCTCGAGCAGCTTCTCGATGAAGATGCCGTTGAGGCGCCGATCGTCGTTCTCGCCGAGCTGGGGGAGGATACCTCGAAAATGGAGTCCCTTCTCGCACGGTTGCTCGATGAAGACGAGCAGGTCCGGGAGGAAGAATTTCAGGGTGAAACCCTGCGCATCGTCGAATCGCTCTCCGATGAAGATGATGGACCGACCCCGTCAGTCACCTGGTCCCTGGTTGACCGGGTTCTCATCCTGGGAGCGGCCAAGGCTGCGGTCCAGCAGGTGATCGATAACCTGAAGCGTGGCGGGGCGACTGATTCGCTTGCCGCTTCATCAGGTTTTGAGGCGATTCGTCAGGAGAGCCCCGACGGCCAGGTGTCCCTTATGCTGAATTTCCAGGCCATCGTTCCATCCATCGTCAGCGGGTTGAACCGGGCGGAAGCGGAGCGCGACTCGGCAGGGCCTTCTGCTCTCGCGGCCCTGGGGCTGACGCCTGAGGGCCTGATTCAGGCATTCGGCCTGCACCACCTCACCTGGGCCTACGGGATCCTGGAGATGGGGGAGACGTCGACCCGGGCGGTCTCCGGTCTCAAGTGGACCGAGCGTCCCGATCTGATGCGACTGCTGGCCTACGGGGCGCCCCCCGCTCCCAGGCCCGAGTATATTCCGGATACGTGGGTCAGCGTTTCGACCGCCCGGTTCAGCCTGAGTGATGCGTATCAGGGCCTAAAGGACATTCTGCGGAATCTCAGCCCGGCCCTGTCCGCGCTTCTGGAGATGCGGTCGGCGGAGATCAACCAGGCGCTCGGGATCGATATCGAGAGGGATCTCATCGGCAATTTCGGCGACCAGATCGTTCAGGCGGAGACTTTGATCGAGCCGGGAGCAGAGGGTGCCAGCCCGTCCCCGACCAACCAATTTTTCTCCGTTTCGATCCATGACGCCGACACCGCCCGGCGAATGATCGATGCGGTCATGGCCATGGCACCCGGATTGAGCGAGGCGATCACCAGTCGGGAGTATCTCGGCGAGACCATCTATTCCCTGGTTCCCCCGAGCCTCCCCGATATGCCCCGGCCGAGTGGTTTCTCCTATGCCATCACCAGCCGCGCCATCTTCTTTGGCGTCGGAAATTCGTCCATGGTGGAGACGGCCATCCAGGGATTGGGCGGGGCTTCGAATCCGATCTGGTCAAGTCCCAAGGTGGTGGAGGCACTCTCCCGGTTGCCTTCGGGCGAGAGCGTCATCGCGTATCAGGACACAAAGCAGATGATCGTCGCGGTGGTCAATATACTGATCCAGGCCGCCGGTCGTTTCAACCGATCCGATGAAGAAGGAGAAGCGGAGCCTCTATTCGATCCGAGTGCCAGGCCTTCGGCCGAAATCATGTCCCGTCATTGGGGGCCGATGTCGTCGGCAATCTACTTCGATCCGGATGGTGTCCGGAGCGTCGGCTACCTCATTCATGGAGATCCCGAAGAGGAATAA
- a CDS encoding trypsin-like peptidase domain-containing protein, which translates to MRCIGFSGQLLGLIGLGTVLSGQPVSVHLRSGAEISADLIDRNTDRVVVDLGYSVLSIPMAEVLDVSELMEDGTPAPVTGDELFHVGGENRLSSVAANVSRLGSAVVQVSTPTGLGSGFIINPEGYVVTNAHVIAGEYSITVTVYEQKGSSLEKKPFDNVRILAFEPAIDLALLKIESSGGFPFVPVSIGDSDELERGETVFAIGSPLGLERTVSQGIVSLRYRSLGGRLYTQTTAQINPGNSGGPLFNLRGEVVGVNNMKAMMVGVEGVSFAIPSATLKAFLRNRDAFAFDERNPNSGFRYLEPPRPDNGVDAR; encoded by the coding sequence ATGCGGTGCATTGGCTTCTCGGGTCAGCTTCTCGGGTTGATTGGGCTGGGGACGGTCCTTTCGGGCCAGCCCGTCTCCGTCCACCTGCGCAGCGGGGCGGAGATTTCCGCCGATCTGATTGACCGGAACACCGATCGGGTCGTGGTCGATCTGGGCTATTCCGTCCTGTCCATTCCCATGGCGGAGGTTCTCGATGTTTCGGAGTTGATGGAGGACGGGACGCCGGCGCCGGTTACTGGTGATGAATTGTTTCACGTCGGTGGGGAAAACCGCCTTTCCAGCGTTGCGGCCAACGTTTCGCGACTGGGTTCCGCAGTCGTCCAGGTAAGCACTCCTACGGGGTTGGGTTCCGGCTTCATCATCAATCCGGAGGGCTATGTGGTCACCAATGCCCATGTGATCGCGGGCGAATACTCCATCACCGTGACGGTCTATGAGCAGAAGGGTTCTTCCCTGGAAAAGAAGCCCTTCGATAATGTCCGCATTCTCGCCTTTGAACCCGCCATCGATCTTGCCCTGCTCAAGATCGAGTCCTCGGGAGGATTCCCTTTTGTCCCTGTATCGATCGGGGATTCCGACGAATTGGAGCGGGGCGAGACCGTCTTTGCCATCGGCAGCCCTTTGGGTCTCGAGCGTACCGTTTCACAGGGAATCGTCAGTCTTCGCTACCGTTCATTGGGAGGTCGCCTTTACACCCAGACGACTGCCCAAATCAATCCGGGCAATTCGGGAGGCCCTCTTTTCAATCTCCGGGGCGAGGTGGTGGGCGTGAACAACATGAAGGCGATGATGGTTGGAGTCGAGGGCGTCAGCTTTGCCATTCCATCGGCGACCCTGAAAGCCTTTCTGCGAAACCGTGACGCCTTTGCATTCGACGAGCGGAATCCCAACTCAGGTTTTCGCTATCTCGAGCCACCGCGACCGGACAACGGAGTCGACGCGAGATAA
- a CDS encoding energy transducer TonB, which yields MRPESESRMVYCDARHKAVSRVSGVGAWILGIAVTTVLFLALPFFESISAYWHPVREVMTTELSLPPPPMIEEAEPPPPEEEDREEPPELQETLARLSLSQIEVALNPGTGGVYPGAFSMDFEVESIDELEVIFNLNEVDRIPRVKYQVAPAYPYKLKEAGFEGSVVISFVCDPRGRVVLAHVKSSPHVKLAESAVRALRQWRFEPGIKNGKTVSVQMEIPFNFAVVARKW from the coding sequence ATGCGTCCTGAGAGCGAGTCGAGAATGGTCTATTGCGATGCCCGGCACAAGGCGGTTTCCCGAGTCAGTGGGGTGGGCGCGTGGATCCTGGGCATCGCCGTGACGACCGTGCTGTTTCTTGCCCTTCCTTTCTTTGAATCGATTTCCGCGTATTGGCATCCGGTCCGGGAGGTCATGACCACCGAATTGTCGCTGCCGCCTCCGCCCATGATCGAGGAAGCGGAACCACCACCTCCGGAAGAGGAGGACCGGGAAGAACCTCCCGAATTGCAGGAAACGCTGGCCCGGCTCTCGCTGTCCCAGATCGAAGTGGCCCTGAATCCGGGAACGGGCGGTGTCTATCCGGGTGCCTTCTCGATGGACTTTGAAGTCGAATCGATCGATGAACTCGAGGTCATCTTCAACCTGAATGAAGTGGACCGCATCCCCCGCGTCAAATACCAGGTGGCCCCTGCTTATCCCTACAAACTCAAGGAAGCGGGGTTTGAAGGATCAGTCGTCATCTCCTTTGTCTGCGATCCCAGGGGTCGCGTGGTCCTGGCCCATGTCAAGTCATCACCCCACGTGAAACTGGCTGAAAGTGCCGTTCGAGCTCTTCGCCAATGGCGATTTGAGCCCGGAATCAAGAACGGGAAAACAGTCAGCGTGCAGATGGAGATTCCTTTCAACTTCGCGGTGGTCGCACGCAAATGGTGA
- a CDS encoding aldo/keto reductase — protein sequence MTSEAENLLARGRSRPVPRRAYRDGIELSIVGFGGIVVNGQEQGDADDEVARAFDRGINYFDVAPSYNAGEAEIKLGIALQPFRDRSFLACKTGRRDAEGARFELEQSLKRLKTDHFDLYQFHAVTSLEDVEKIFARGGAMETYLAARESGKVRYLGFSAHSEEAALAMLDRFPFDSILFPINYVCYAQGDFGPAVVAKARELGVARLALKGLAYTPWAKEEERVYPKTWYRPIDDLDLVARALRFTLSEPITAALPPGEERLFRLATDLAAAFEPLSADERTALLESAREVAPIFSSR from the coding sequence ATGACCAGCGAAGCAGAAAACCTCTTGGCCAGGGGACGTAGCCGACCCGTCCCGCGACGCGCCTATCGCGATGGGATCGAGCTGTCCATTGTGGGTTTCGGCGGGATCGTGGTCAACGGACAGGAACAGGGCGATGCCGATGACGAGGTGGCCCGGGCCTTTGATCGCGGGATCAATTACTTTGATGTGGCGCCCAGCTACAATGCCGGTGAGGCCGAGATCAAGCTGGGCATTGCCTTGCAACCCTTTCGGGATCGCTCGTTTCTCGCCTGCAAGACGGGACGACGGGATGCCGAGGGTGCCCGATTCGAGCTGGAGCAATCCCTGAAGAGGCTGAAGACCGATCACTTCGATCTCTATCAGTTTCACGCCGTGACCTCCCTGGAGGATGTGGAGAAAATCTTTGCCAGGGGGGGCGCCATGGAGACGTACCTGGCGGCGAGGGAATCCGGCAAGGTGCGGTACCTGGGGTTTTCCGCCCATTCCGAGGAAGCCGCGCTGGCCATGCTGGACCGTTTTCCCTTTGATTCGATTCTCTTCCCCATCAATTACGTCTGCTACGCTCAGGGCGATTTCGGGCCGGCCGTGGTGGCGAAAGCCCGGGAATTGGGGGTGGCCCGGCTCGCCCTCAAGGGGCTGGCCTACACGCCGTGGGCGAAGGAGGAGGAACGGGTCTATCCGAAGACCTGGTATCGACCGATCGACGATCTCGACCTGGTGGCCCGGGCCCTGAGGTTCACCCTGTCGGAACCGATTACGGCGGCTCTTCCGCCCGGTGAGGAGCGTCTCTTTCGCCTCGCCACGGATCTGGCGGCGGCATTCGAGCCCCTGTCGGCGGACGAGAGAACCGCCCTTCTCGAATCGGCTCGGGAAGTGGCCCCGATCTTTTCGAGCCGGTAG